One window from the genome of Terriglobia bacterium encodes:
- the uvrA gene encoding excinuclease ABC subunit UvrA, translating into MLSPGDSRLPAEHDGAITVVGARVHNLKNITVELPLDALTVVTGVSGSGKSSLAFDTLYAEGQRRYVASLSAYARQFLERVDRPDVDEVSGICPALAIRQKSYTRNPRSTVGTVTEINDYLRLLYARIGITRCHICGRTIEKDTPEKIADFVMCLPRGLRFYICMPLALDGTSPGPPQTKPPRRPTASQLQDQARTPEARLAMILPGLQQQGFVRLLIGDRLVELADAVETLRRSPGEEVLVVVDRLSVQDDVRERLVDSLEACGRESEGRIELMLPSNTPGENERLLSSTFPQIRWVRHPAGTLLKFSERFECQLCGVACEEPEPRLFSFNNPFGACPECQGFGNTVTLDLDLVIPDQSKSLAGGTVSPWTKPRYRGFQNRLLKFAQKEGIDIDLPWRELPQEHRDRILNGKSGFPGIRGFFDLLEQKKYKMHVRIFISRYRGYAVCPGCNGERLRQEARDVLVGGRRISEVARMTIRESAGFIQSLQLTSEQQAISRKILEEISHRLDLLLRVGLDYLSLDRLSSSLSGGESQRIQLATSLGSTLVGALYVLDEPSIGLHPRDSRRLIEILESLKSMGNTVVVVEHDREIMSAADHVIDLGPRAGENGGQVVYQGNFAGLCKAGESLTGRYLKGELKIPTPIFRRRSNGRYLEIINARKHNLQNLNVRIPLGVFVCIAGVSGSGKSTLVRDVLYPAIRKAKGQAAETHDGCDGLRGADLIIEAVLVDQSPIGKTPRSNPVTYIKAFDAIRQIFAGTRDAYARNLQPGHFSFNLAGGRCETCQGSGTITVEMQFLADVELTCEDCKGKRYKSAVLEVLYKGKNIAEVLDLTVHQAIEFFAGHAKLVRKLRVLEDIGLGYLRLGQSAGSLSGGEAQRIKLAAFISGQSAKNTLYIFDEPTTGLHFDDIRKLLAAFDKLIHAGNSVVVIEHNLDVIKSADWVIDLGPEGGSGGGRIVFEGSPDDLIANRRSYTGRFLRSYIRT; encoded by the coding sequence ATGCTGTCGCCGGGAGATTCCCGATTGCCTGCAGAACATGACGGCGCCATCACTGTTGTGGGCGCCAGAGTTCACAACCTGAAAAACATCACGGTCGAACTTCCGCTGGATGCTCTCACCGTTGTCACCGGAGTCTCCGGCAGCGGCAAGAGCAGCCTCGCGTTCGATACCCTATACGCTGAGGGACAGCGCAGGTATGTCGCTTCCCTTTCCGCCTACGCCCGGCAATTCCTGGAGCGGGTCGACCGCCCCGATGTCGACGAAGTCAGCGGGATCTGCCCGGCGCTTGCCATTCGCCAGAAGAGCTACACCCGGAATCCAAGGTCGACGGTCGGAACGGTCACCGAGATCAACGACTATCTGCGACTGCTCTATGCAAGGATCGGCATTACCCGTTGCCATATCTGCGGCCGCACGATTGAAAAGGATACTCCGGAAAAAATCGCCGATTTTGTAATGTGCCTCCCCCGCGGGCTCCGCTTTTACATCTGCATGCCGCTGGCGCTCGACGGCACTTCCCCCGGACCGCCACAGACAAAGCCGCCGAGGCGTCCTACTGCCTCCCAGTTACAGGATCAGGCCCGCACGCCGGAGGCTAGGCTGGCCATGATTCTCCCCGGGCTGCAGCAGCAGGGGTTCGTACGGCTTCTTATCGGTGACCGGTTAGTCGAGTTGGCGGATGCCGTCGAGACCCTGCGCAGGAGCCCCGGTGAAGAGGTTCTCGTGGTTGTAGACCGTCTGTCCGTCCAGGACGATGTCCGGGAACGCCTCGTAGACTCCCTCGAAGCCTGCGGACGCGAGTCGGAAGGACGGATCGAGCTGATGCTGCCTTCCAATACGCCCGGAGAGAACGAGCGTCTTCTTTCGTCGACCTTTCCGCAAATCCGCTGGGTCCGGCATCCGGCCGGAACGCTCTTGAAGTTCAGTGAACGATTTGAATGCCAGCTGTGCGGCGTCGCCTGTGAGGAGCCTGAACCCCGTTTATTCTCCTTTAACAATCCATTTGGAGCCTGCCCCGAGTGCCAGGGATTCGGCAACACCGTCACCCTCGACCTCGATCTGGTAATCCCGGACCAATCGAAGAGCCTGGCCGGGGGCACCGTCAGCCCGTGGACCAAGCCGCGCTACCGCGGCTTCCAGAACAGACTGCTCAAGTTTGCGCAGAAAGAAGGGATCGACATCGACCTCCCATGGCGGGAGCTGCCTCAGGAGCACCGTGATCGCATCCTCAACGGCAAGAGCGGCTTTCCCGGCATCCGGGGATTCTTCGACCTGCTGGAGCAGAAAAAATACAAGATGCACGTGCGCATCTTTATAAGCCGCTATCGCGGCTACGCGGTCTGTCCCGGCTGCAACGGGGAGAGACTGCGTCAGGAAGCGCGGGATGTGCTTGTCGGGGGCAGGCGCATCTCGGAGGTCGCCCGCATGACGATCCGCGAGAGCGCCGGTTTCATCCAATCCCTGCAGCTCACCTCCGAGCAGCAGGCGATCTCGCGGAAAATCCTGGAGGAGATCAGCCACCGTTTGGATCTGCTGCTCCGCGTAGGGCTCGACTATCTTTCGCTCGATCGACTATCCTCTTCCCTTTCTGGCGGCGAATCGCAGCGCATCCAGCTGGCCACATCGCTGGGTTCGACACTTGTGGGGGCGCTCTACGTTCTCGACGAACCGAGTATTGGACTGCACCCGCGCGACAGCCGGCGTCTCATCGAGATTCTGGAGAGCCTGAAATCCATGGGCAATACTGTGGTCGTGGTCGAACACGACCGCGAGATCATGAGCGCTGCCGACCACGTCATCGATCTGGGTCCCCGAGCCGGAGAAAACGGCGGGCAGGTTGTCTACCAGGGGAATTTCGCCGGCCTGTGCAAAGCGGGGGAATCCCTCACGGGGCGCTATTTAAAGGGTGAGTTGAAGATTCCCACGCCCATCTTCCGCCGACGGAGCAATGGTCGTTATCTCGAGATCATCAATGCCCGCAAGCATAACCTCCAAAACCTGAACGTGCGCATTCCGTTGGGAGTCTTTGTCTGTATCGCCGGCGTCAGCGGCAGCGGCAAATCCACCCTGGTTCGCGACGTGCTCTACCCCGCAATCAGAAAAGCCAAGGGGCAGGCGGCTGAAACACATGACGGATGTGATGGCCTGCGCGGCGCCGATCTGATTATCGAGGCCGTGCTCGTGGATCAATCACCCATCGGGAAAACTCCGCGCTCGAATCCCGTGACCTACATCAAGGCCTTCGACGCCATCCGCCAGATCTTTGCGGGAACCCGCGACGCTTACGCGCGCAACCTGCAGCCGGGCCACTTCTCCTTCAACCTGGCCGGGGGCCGGTGCGAAACCTGCCAGGGAAGCGGGACCATCACCGTCGAGATGCAGTTTCTGGCCGATGTAGAGCTGACCTGCGAGGACTGCAAGGGGAAGCGCTACAAGAGCGCGGTCCTCGAGGTGCTGTACAAAGGGAAGAACATCGCCGAGGTGCTTGACCTCACCGTCCATCAGGCCATCGAGTTTTTTGCCGGACACGCCAAGTTGGTCCGGAAGCTGAGGGTGCTGGAAGATATCGGCCTGGGATATTTGCGCCTGGGCCAGTCTGCAGGTTCTCTGTCCGGGGGAGAGGCCCAGAGAATCAAGCTTGCAGCTTTCATATC
- a CDS encoding NAD(P)/FAD-dependent oxidoreductase, protein MRIGIVGARLAGSYAALILSRLGHEVLLLDPSTAGEKPCGGGITAKALLSMPWFRDQQLPHSEIRTVELTTLEGRSAAVPLSQPIHIFSRAALDAALRSAALEAGARFFPERALRFTPYRKGWLITTASGACHEVDFLIGADGANSSVRAVVAGKLAAGDLALALGHYLPGSHHPDRIIIVFQENGFHGYLWSFPRVDHASIGIIHRLPGARAVDLRRRVSDFISSRYPGAVASKNSFFAARVPCLSRRTLISQRACGRNWALLGDAAGFVDAITSEGIYFALRSAEILGESLRAGDPSAYELNWRRDFGAELERAAAWRDQFYAGTFLLHAFTHRAVQMLRRSATVRRITDSLISGSMSYQQIRSRLLSQSPRILAETLRAMLSRV, encoded by the coding sequence ATGCGGATAGGCATTGTGGGGGCGCGTCTGGCCGGCTCGTACGCAGCTCTGATTCTGTCGCGTCTGGGTCACGAGGTGTTGCTCCTTGATCCCTCCACGGCAGGGGAAAAGCCGTGCGGCGGAGGCATCACTGCAAAAGCCCTCCTCTCGATGCCATGGTTTCGCGATCAGCAGCTGCCCCACAGCGAGATCCGCACGGTAGAGCTGACCACGCTCGAGGGCAGGTCTGCGGCGGTGCCTCTCAGCCAGCCAATTCATATCTTTTCGCGCGCAGCCCTGGATGCCGCCTTGCGCAGCGCGGCGCTCGAAGCCGGCGCACGCTTCTTTCCCGAACGAGCGCTCCGCTTTACGCCGTACCGCAAAGGCTGGCTGATCACGACGGCGTCCGGGGCCTGCCACGAGGTCGATTTTCTGATCGGCGCGGATGGAGCGAACAGTTCGGTGCGCGCGGTCGTGGCGGGCAAGCTGGCAGCCGGCGATCTCGCCCTCGCCCTCGGACACTACCTGCCCGGTTCCCATCACCCGGACAGGATTATCATTGTCTTTCAGGAAAACGGCTTCCATGGATATCTCTGGTCTTTTCCTCGAGTCGACCACGCCTCCATAGGAATCATTCATCGCCTGCCCGGCGCCAGGGCGGTGGATCTGCGCCGGCGGGTCAGCGATTTTATTTCTTCCCGTTACCCCGGCGCTGTAGCCTCCAAAAACAGCTTTTTTGCGGCTCGCGTGCCGTGCCTGAGTCGTAGGACTCTCATCAGCCAGCGTGCCTGCGGCCGCAACTGGGCTCTGCTGGGCGACGCCGCGGGCTTCGTCGACGCCATCACCTCGGAGGGTATCTATTTTGCCCTCCGATCTGCGGAAATCTTGGGGGAATCCCTGCGGGCCGGCGACCCGTCAGCCTATGAGCTGAACTGGCGCCGCGATTTTGGCGCCGAACTCGAGCGCGCGGCCGCGTGGCGCGACCAGTTCTATGCGGGCACATTTCTGCTGCACGCATTCACGCACCGCGCCGTTCAGATGCTGCGGCGAAGCGCCACGGTCCGGCGCATTACTGACAGTCTGATTTCCGGGAGTATGTCTTACCAACAGATCCGCTCCAGACTGCTCTCGCAGAGCCCGCGCATCCTGGCCGAAACGCTGCGCGCCATGCTGTCCCGGGTCTGA
- a CDS encoding IPT/TIG domain-containing protein, which yields MKSQELLITAVTPSIAIPGGEISIQCRGFRPGLPSSAKVRFGETEAVIVSASEDRVVTRVPEHTKALGVALSVNELMSPVFPFTIGTVLATGLHPVANPVIAPDGTIITTISGTRGQQSPQPLIRVSRGGEVTPFPCEIMNPTGLAFGRDGQLYISNRGEGTVLRYTDYERLDIIAEDLGIPCDILFDREDRLYVGDRTGKIHRINPGGTPEVFALLPPSISAFHLALDGEETLYVTGPTLAMRDPVYCISRTGEVTLLLEGLARPQGLAFSADGDLWIAAAYGGKKGIFRYSLVSKELVYHIAGPMLVGLAMDAQDIFLVDGGSVYWIRTGGLSGRLS from the coding sequence ATGAAATCACAGGAACTGTTGATTACGGCGGTTACTCCCTCCATCGCAATACCGGGAGGCGAAATTTCGATTCAGTGCCGAGGATTCAGGCCCGGTCTTCCTTCGTCGGCCAAAGTGCGGTTCGGCGAAACCGAAGCAGTGATTGTCTCGGCCTCGGAGGATCGCGTGGTGACCAGGGTGCCAGAGCATACGAAGGCACTTGGGGTTGCTCTCAGTGTGAATGAATTGATGTCTCCGGTCTTCCCATTCACCATCGGCACCGTGCTGGCCACAGGGCTGCATCCGGTCGCCAATCCTGTGATTGCACCCGACGGCACGATCATTACTACGATAAGCGGCACGCGCGGACAGCAGAGCCCGCAACCGCTGATCCGGGTTTCACGAGGCGGGGAGGTGACGCCATTTCCCTGTGAAATCATGAATCCGACGGGTTTGGCCTTCGGTCGCGACGGTCAGCTCTACATCTCAAATCGGGGCGAAGGCACAGTTCTTCGATATACGGACTATGAGCGTCTCGACATTATCGCCGAAGACCTGGGCATTCCGTGCGACATCCTGTTCGACAGGGAAGACAGGCTCTATGTCGGTGACCGAACCGGCAAGATTCATCGCATCAATCCGGGCGGCACGCCGGAAGTGTTTGCCTTGCTGCCGCCGAGTATTTCGGCGTTTCACCTCGCCCTCGATGGTGAGGAAACTCTCTATGTGACGGGGCCCACTTTGGCGATGCGCGACCCTGTGTACTGCATCTCGCGAACTGGCGAGGTCACGCTCCTGCTGGAAGGATTGGCGCGACCCCAGGGGCTTGCGTTCAGCGCGGACGGCGATCTCTGGATCGCTGCCGCCTACGGCGGGAAGAAGGGGATTTTCCGGTATTCCTTGGTCTCGAAGGAACTTGTTTATCACATTGCCGGCCCGATGCTGGTGGGACTGGCAATGGACGCGCAGGACATATTTCTTGTGGACGGCGGCTCGGTCTACTGGATTCGAACGGGAGGCCTTTCCGGAAGGCTCAGCTGA